The uncultured Carboxylicivirga sp. genomic interval AATTGCCATGCACTAAGCACTGCGCACAAAGCACAAGAAATATAGCTTCGGACTCTTCCGTCTCCGGTCTTCCATCTTCGTGCTAATAACTATTGACAGTCGCCCCTGCAGGGCTCCTATTTACAATACCTATTACACAGCACTCCACTTCGACAAGCTCAGTGTCGTACTCTGCTGCTACAGTCAGGGCTACGCCCTTGTTCTAACTACTGCATCATATTCACCAAGTCAAAAGTTATTAAGTCAAAGTTCGAAACGGAATAATCATCGGTGGATAACGTTAAGCGAAATAAGCTATCAGCCAGAGGCTAGTAGCTAACAGCTATGCAGTCCCGCAGGGACGTTTGTATTAGCATAGTACGTAAGTGCTATGTATACGAATTCATCATGCCCATAAGTCCTGGAAGGACGTCTGTTATTATGCACCAAGTCAAAATTTATATAATTAATTGTTTAAAACGGACTCCAGACTTATAGCTCCGGACTTTTAATATTAATTCGTAGAGTTGTATAATTGCCATGCACTAAGCACTGCGCACTAAGCACAAGAAATATAGCTTCGGACTCTTCCGTCTCCGGTCTTCCATCTTCGTGCTAATAACTATTGACAGTCGCCCCTGCAGGGCTCCTATTTACAATATCTATTACACAGCACTCCACTTCGACTAGCTCAGTATCGTACTGTGCTGCTACAGTCAGGGCTACGCCCTTGTTCTAACTACTGCATCATATTCACCAAGTCAAAAGTTATTAAGTCAAAGTTCGAAACGGAAATAATCATCGGTGGATAACGTTCAGCGAAATAAGCTATCAGCCAGAGGCTAGTAGCTAACAGCTATGCAGTCCCGCAGGGACGTTTGTATTAGCATAGTACGTAAGTGCTATGTATATGAATTCGTCATGTGCATAAGTCCTGAAAGGACGTTTGTAATAAATGGAAAACCAACCAAACTCAATAGATCTTAAATTATTTCTCAACATGACTTAACTGCCTCAAAATCTTAACACGAATTAACTTTGCTTGAGTTTTGTTCACTATAATTTTAATGATATTTGTTATGTAGATTTTTTTTCATAGATTTTGGATTTGGTTAACGAACTGGTAAAAAAAGGACAGGTTATTATGATCTGTCCTTTTTTTTGACCTATAGCGATTTAACATGAATTAACCAAGTTTGAGTTTTCTTTACTGAATAAGTTCGCATATTTGCACTGTAGATTTTTATTCATAGATTTGGATTTAGTTAACGAACTGATTTAAGGGTAAGGACAGGTTTTTATGATCTGTCCTTTTTTTATGCATTAATATTTGAGTCGATAATCTCAATCAATTCAATTTGCAGCAACACCTAGTCTAAAAAAACTCAGATAACTGAGATATATCCTTTAATCGGGCAATTGAGTAACAAGTTATTAACAGTTATTACTTCTTATAAAAGGAAAATAACCAGAGACTTCCCCCAATTACATCAATACAGCAAATACCTCGTTTAATTTCTTGGCCGATTAAGAGCTTTTTGTTACCTTATGATCAGTTTAAACCGCTAAATTCAACACTATGGATAATCTGTTTTTACAATACATGAAAGAAAGATCCGGACAGCCAAAAAACAGTGGATCGCGAAAAAAGAACGGAGGTCCGGTAGTTACCATCTCGCGCGAATATGGTTGTCATGGACAACGCATTGGACAGTTACTTGCCGAACGTATTAACGTAGAACTTCGCAAAGAGGGTATTAGAAAAGAATGGCGCATGATAAGTAAAGAAATTTTGGAGCGTTCAGCCTCGGAGCTTAAACTTACATCGGCACTATTAGAAGATTTGAGCGACTATCGGCAAAAGAGTTTTTTCGAAAACCTTGCATTGTTTTTTAGCAGTTCGTATTACCCGGGCGACGTTAAGATTAAAAATACCATTGCAAAATTTTTACACGACGAAGCCGAAGTTGGTAATGTGGTTATTATTGGACGTGCCGGAGAAGCCATCACTAAAAATATCAAAAAAGCACTGCACGTTAAAATGGAAGCTCCACTAGACTGGAGAGCCGAAATTGTTTCGAAAGACGAAAATATTAGTATCAGCGATGCTAAAAAACGATGCATCGAACAAGATAAACGACGAGCCAGCTTCAGAGATTATTTCGAAAAAGACAGGCCTGATGTTGATTTCTTTGATATTCGCATTAATGCCATGAGCATGACGGACGAAGAAATTGTAAATTTGTTGTTCTGTTTTGCCCGTTCACGAAACTTTTGGTAATGACACTAAAGATATGAACGCATTAGTTGCTCAGCCTGCGATTGATATGAGTATCCGAATAGATTAAGATGATTCAAAACGTGATAAAGCAGGTAAATATTTTGGCGGTATTGATGTCCATCTTTCAAAGGGTAAGTTTGTTTGTAACTTTGATAAAATTGGGGACTAAAACCGCCAAATAAATGAGTCATGGCAAGGTCGGCCTCACGATGCCCATAATAAACAGCCGGATCGATTAGTACAGGTTTATAATACTCATCTACCATATAGTTTCCTCCCCATAAATCGCCATGTAGCAAAGTTGGTTTCTCGTCACTTCCTTCTAAAATGGAATCAATTCGTTTTTCAATCACCAAAAACAAGCGCTTGAACTCCTTTGTAGCATACCCATTTTTCTCGGCCAATAAATACTGGTACAGTAAACGCTTATTAAAATAAAACTCAGTCCAGTTATTACGTTCCACTTCTGTAGCCTTGTTTATTTGCGGAGTAGCCCCAATGAAGTTATCTTCATAAAAACCAAAATACGTTGCTGTATATTGGTGCATAATGGCATAAGTTTTACCAAACTCCGAAAAAAAATCAGTTGTTTTAGTACCTTCCTTTATAGCCTCCAATAATAAAAAATCTTCGTCAACCGCAATAACTTTCGGAATCCTTATGCAACTGGCTTTTGTCAGCTCATTAAGGCCGTTAGCTTCTTTCCGAAACATCGAGTTCGAAAAACCGGATTTCAGAAAATACCGATTCCCATCAGTCGTTTTAATCATCTGCGTTTGCGCAATACAACCACCACCCACATTTTGCTTTTGAATGATGTTTGTATTGAGCACTTCTTCTATTTTGGTAAAAACATCAGGCATTTTCTAAGTGATTGATAAGCCCCATACAGGCATCTTCCAAAAGATCCAGAACCAATTCAAAACCGGCAGCTCCACCATAATATGGATCAGGTACAGAGGTGTACTCGAAAGAAGTACAGTAGTCTGTCATTTTACTAATTTTAGCTCGCTGAGCATCGTTATGTGCCATAAATTCCAAGTCTTCAACATTCTGATCATCCATGGCAATGATGTAATCAAAGTAATCGAAATCAACTTTTGCATTTACTTTTCGACTGATGCTGGTTAAACGATAATCGCGATTGATAGCATGTCGCTGCATACGCTGATCGGCGGGTTCTCCTGAGTGATAAGCTGCAGTTCCTGCCGAATCAATTTCAAAATATTGACTCAGTCCTTCTTTCTCTACCTTAGCCTTCATCACAGCTTCGGCACTCGGACTTCGACAAATATTGCCCAGGCACACAAAAAGTATCTTTGTTTTATCCATAATCATCTATTTTATTTCAAATATAACAGTTTCGATGTGATAAAAAGCTTTAGTTTTATGCTTCCTAAATGCTATTGCCAATCACTTACTCTCTTCTGATCAATAATAGAACTTCGTACTAAAGCTCAATTTTATCTTAAAAAAATAAACGTTATCCCATACCATAACAAGCCCTTAGATAGCTGATAATAAACTCATTTTACATCAACAGAAAACAAAGCACAGAAAACAATCTATTATTTCTGTTGTTTTTTTAATAGGCAGAAAAGCCTTTATTTTAGAGGATCAAAAAGCAAATATAGTTATCGCCATGAAAAAAATCAGCATTCTAATAAGTCTCATCTTCGTTTCAATCAGCATATTTGCTCAGGAAGATTACAAAGACGTAAAACACGAAAAATACGAATATACAGTTGAACATCAACACGATGTTATTCCATTTAATAAAGATGATGTAAAGTTTAAGAAACGCCCTAAAAACATCATTCTATTTATTGGTGATGGCATGGGGATAGGACAGGTTTTTGCGGGCATAACTGCTAACGGTGGTGAGTTAAATATACAAAACATGCCTTACACAGGCTTTAGTAAAACCCAAAGTGCCGATAATTATGTCACCGATTCGGCAGCTGGTGGTACTGCCTTATCTACAGGAAAAAAAACTACTAATGGCACCATTGGCTTAGATGCTTATGGTAATAAAGCAACTACTATACTGGAATATGCCGAACGAAATAACAAAGCTACAGGTTTGGTTTCTACTTCGGCCATTACACATGCAACCCCAGCCTCGTTTATTGCACATCAACCCAGCCGTATCATGTACGAACAAATTGCCGGTGATTTTATGAATACCGACATTGATGTATTTATTGGTGGTGGGGCTGATTTTTTTACCAGAAGAGTGGATGGTCGTAATCTGGTAACAGAGTTGAATGACAAAGGCTACCGCATTGCCTACAATATGCAAGAGATAGAACCATTCACCAAAGGAAAACTGGCAGTATTGACTGCTTTAGGTCATAATGCTGGTTACCGCGACAGAGGAGATATGTTACCTCAAGCTACAGCTAAAGCCATTGAAGTATTGTCAAATGCTGATAGTAAAGGCTTTTTTTTAATGGTGGAAGGGAGTCAGATTGATTGGGGTAGTCATCAAAACAATGCTGCTTATACTACCGGAGAAGTGTTGGATATGGATAAAGCATTAGGTGAGGCTATCAAATTTGCCCTAAAAGACAGAAGAACGCTGATTATTGTTACTGCCGATCATGAAACAGGAGGAATGACTATTAATGATGGTGACATGTCGAAAGGTTATGTAAAAGCAGCTTATACCACCGGTGATCATACCGGCATTATGGTGCCTGTATATGCCATTGGTCCGGGAGCAAAGGAGTTTACAGGTGTATATGAGAATACTGAAATTTTCGAGAAGATGTACAGGTTATTTAAGTTTAAAGAAGAAGAGAAGGATAGATAGGTTACATAGCTTCCGATTTGGCTTATAGCTATACATAGCTTTGTGAAATACGATAATTATCGAACTAAAAAGATATCCTTTATTAAAGGCGTCCTTACAGGACTATATTTTACATCATCTATCTCTCATAGCACTTAGCTAATAGAAAATTGAGTCATTATATAATTGACATCAGTTTATTCATCCAAATTACGATTGTGCAAACGATACATCTTACTCACCTCAATACTAATAAACCCATACTCTTCTACCACATTGCCAAAAATATGATAACACCCCGGGCCACGAAATGGATAGCGGGCAGCTGCTTCTACAAAATGAACCGTATCAATCCACCTCCCCTGCATATCGAGCCAGGTACCAAAAAACATAGCCGCTCCGTTGGCAGTACGTGTGGGTTTACGCGTTACCAGATAACCTACTATCGACACATATTTATTAATCAGAAGAGGTAAATCGCGAGCCCTCAAAGTGCTGGGTAATTTATCCGCCAATAGCTTAAACGGACTTACCAATGGAAAGCCCAGTAGTTCTATCTCATCAAAAGCATTCTCTAAATCGTGACTCCACAACTCGGGCAACTCAAAAGCTTTTACTTCGGCAGGAGCAAACAATGTTGCTTCTTCTTTTACCTTTTTAGTATACCCTAACAGATGATGTGCATCCCACAGCAACTCCTTCTTACCTTTACTTGTAAACCGAAATGCTCCCACACGTATCAGAATCAACAATTGTTCCAGCGAACTACCTGTTCGCATTACAAAGTCAGACAAATCTTTAAACTGACCATATTGTTCTCGCTCCCCCAACAACTTACGCACGGTTCCTTTCTCAAGATTGTACAACATAGCAAAACCAAGATAAATACGTTTACCTGTGATTTTATTGTGCCAATCGCTTCTATTCACACAAGGTGCCTCTACCTCAGCTCCGTTAATTCGAGCCTCGTGTAGGTATAACTCGGGTCGATAAAAACCTCCACCATTATTGAGCGTTGCCACCATATACTCCAACGGATAATGCGCTTTGAGATACAACGCCTGATAGCTCTCAATGGCATAACTGGCCGAATGGCCTTTGGCGAAAGCATAGTTGGCAAAGCTCTCAATCTGCATCCATATGTCTTTCACTGTTTGCTCCTCATAACCTTTTTTTCGGCAGTTGCTGTAGAATTTATCTCGCACCTTCCAAAACTCATTACGTTGCCTGAACTTCCACGACATTCCCCTACGCAGAATATCGGCTTCATCCAGAGACAAACCTGCAAAATAATGCGCCACCTTAATCACATCCTCCTGATACACCATCACACCATAAGTCTCATCCAATATTTCGTATAACTGCGGAAGATCCTGCTTCGCTTTCTCTCGTCGTTTCTCATCCTGAAACCGCAAGATATACTCGCGCATCATTCCACTCTTTGCCACTCCCGGACGAATAATAGAACTGGCCGCCACCAGACGGAGATAGTCGTCAGCCTTTAACTTAGTTAACAACATACGCATGGCGGGCGACTCCACATAAAAACAACCGATAGCCTTCCCCACCTTTAGATGCTCTTTAATTGACTCATCTTCTTTAAACTTATTGATGTCGTGAATATCAATCTCCACGCCCCTATTTTCTTTGATGATGTCCAATGTGTCTTTAATCTTACTCAACCCACGCTGACTAAGAATATCGAATTTATGCAAGCCCACATCTTCGGCCACATACATATCAAACTGTGTTGACGGGAAACCTTTAGGCAGCATCTCGGTAGCCGAATAATACGAGATAGGTTTTTCAGAAATGATAACGCCACTGGAGTGAATACTGCAATGACTGGGAAATCCGTCGATGTATTTGCTATACTGGATCACCCATTTACCATACTGCCCGTAATTTTTAGGTGATGGATCTTTTTGCAGCGCCACAATCTCCTCGTCGGGCAAGCCAAACACCTTACCTATCTCCCTGAAAGCCGATTTATGGTTAAAGGTGATATAAGTTCCCAACAAGGCTACATGATCGTAACCATAACGATCAAAAATATAACGAGTCACATCATCGCGATCGGTCCACGAAAAGTCGATATCAAAATCGGGTGGTGAAGTACGATACGGATTGATAAAACGCTCAAAATAAAGATTAAGGTCAATGGGATCAACATTGGTAAGTCGCAACAAATAAGCCACCAAACTATTGGCTCCACTACCCCGCCCCACATAATAATAGCCCTGATTGCGGGCATACTTTACAATATCATTTGTCACCAAAAAGTAAGCACAGAAGCCCAGATCACGAATGGTATTCAGCTCTTTATTCATCCGTTCAA includes:
- a CDS encoding cytidylate kinase-like family protein, with protein sequence MDNLFLQYMKERSGQPKNSGSRKKNGGPVVTISREYGCHGQRIGQLLAERINVELRKEGIRKEWRMISKEILERSASELKLTSALLEDLSDYRQKSFFENLALFFSSSYYPGDVKIKNTIAKFLHDEAEVGNVVIIGRAGEAITKNIKKALHVKMEAPLDWRAEIVSKDENISISDAKKRCIEQDKRRASFRDYFEKDRPDVDFFDIRINAMSMTDEEIVNLLFCFARSRNFW
- a CDS encoding fructosamine kinase family protein produces the protein MPDVFTKIEEVLNTNIIQKQNVGGGCIAQTQMIKTTDGNRYFLKSGFSNSMFRKEANGLNELTKASCIRIPKVIAVDEDFLLLEAIKEGTKTTDFFSEFGKTYAIMHQYTATYFGFYEDNFIGATPQINKATEVERNNWTEFYFNKRLLYQYLLAEKNGYATKEFKRLFLVIEKRIDSILEGSDEKPTLLHGDLWGGNYMVDEYYKPVLIDPAVYYGHREADLAMTHLFGGFSPQFYQSYKQTYPLKDGHQYRQNIYLLYHVLNHLNLFGYSYQSQAEQLMRSYL
- the dnaE gene encoding DNA polymerase III subunit alpha, which encodes MLTNCHTYYSFKYGTISTEDLLKEASEKGYSTLAITDINSTSACVDLVRRSAEFGIKPVVGIDFRNGVEQMYVGIARNNEGYRELCEHLTYHRHSGEELDTKAPEFKHAYVIYPFTNKKRELRYNEFVGIRPDQLKNLPFSVWKDQKSKLVIQHTVTFRNKHDYNVHRLLRAIDLNMLLSKLPEEEQGTMNEKLLSKDELISLFGRFPAILHNTQKLMESCNIDFELGVNKNKRYFLGSDEKDFQLLKDECEKGLKYRFPDRPKEVIERMNKELNTIRDLGFCAYFLVTNDIVKYARNQGYYYVGRGSGANSLVAYLLRLTNVDPIDLNLYFERFINPYRTSPPDFDIDFSWTDRDDVTRYIFDRYGYDHVALLGTYITFNHKSAFREIGKVFGLPDEEIVALQKDPSPKNYGQYGKWVIQYSKYIDGFPSHCSIHSSGVIISEKPISYYSATEMLPKGFPSTQFDMYVAEDVGLHKFDILSQRGLSKIKDTLDIIKENRGVEIDIHDINKFKEDESIKEHLKVGKAIGCFYVESPAMRMLLTKLKADDYLRLVAASSIIRPGVAKSGMMREYILRFQDEKRREKAKQDLPQLYEILDETYGVMVYQEDVIKVAHYFAGLSLDEADILRRGMSWKFRQRNEFWKVRDKFYSNCRKKGYEEQTVKDIWMQIESFANYAFAKGHSASYAIESYQALYLKAHYPLEYMVATLNNGGGFYRPELYLHEARINGAEVEAPCVNRSDWHNKITGKRIYLGFAMLYNLEKGTVRKLLGEREQYGQFKDLSDFVMRTGSSLEQLLILIRVGAFRFTSKGKKELLWDAHHLLGYTKKVKEEATLFAPAEVKAFELPELWSHDLENAFDEIELLGFPLVSPFKLLADKLPSTLRARDLPLLINKYVSIVGYLVTRKPTRTANGAAMFFGTWLDMQGRWIDTVHFVEAAARYPFRGPGCYHIFGNVVEEYGFISIEVSKMYRLHNRNLDE
- a CDS encoding alkaline phosphatase, with the translated sequence MKKISILISLIFVSISIFAQEDYKDVKHEKYEYTVEHQHDVIPFNKDDVKFKKRPKNIILFIGDGMGIGQVFAGITANGGELNIQNMPYTGFSKTQSADNYVTDSAAGGTALSTGKKTTNGTIGLDAYGNKATTILEYAERNNKATGLVSTSAITHATPASFIAHQPSRIMYEQIAGDFMNTDIDVFIGGGADFFTRRVDGRNLVTELNDKGYRIAYNMQEIEPFTKGKLAVLTALGHNAGYRDRGDMLPQATAKAIEVLSNADSKGFFLMVEGSQIDWGSHQNNAAYTTGEVLDMDKALGEAIKFALKDRRTLIIVTADHETGGMTINDGDMSKGYVKAAYTTGDHTGIMVPVYAIGPGAKEFTGVYENTEIFEKMYRLFKFKEEEKDR
- a CDS encoding low molecular weight protein-tyrosine-phosphatase is translated as MDKTKILFVCLGNICRSPSAEAVMKAKVEKEGLSQYFEIDSAGTAAYHSGEPADQRMQRHAINRDYRLTSISRKVNAKVDFDYFDYIIAMDDQNVEDLEFMAHNDAQRAKISKMTDYCTSFEYTSVPDPYYGGAAGFELVLDLLEDACMGLINHLENA